A portion of the Polaribacter cellanae genome contains these proteins:
- a CDS encoding RHS repeat-associated core domain-containing protein, whose amino-acid sequence MLGYVYQYKDHLGNVRLSYSDANKNGSITQSEIIEESNYYPFGLKHKGYNNVTSSNGNSTAQKFKYNGKEFEESLGLNLYEMDVRSYDPAIGRFTSIDPLTHYDFSTYTAFDNNPIFWADPSGADSWTYISNGNYRNNQTGETSDDWQRAISETQSHFENWIPDGNGGFIAEKGDGAETLAQDTGISRKKAYSLMESQGYGTYVDSDGVTKSRINPNQVVQVDDLTQELNNVLISTNSDAMLIYGNTWTSGAPQFSSNGQAYQFDVADLKVAIAILTSEGNSVLKQVIRKRLQSGLNGSPTPLSKKTYYLWYGHTVGNLKLTDSYIMMADMVTSFSNPNSSKSRSFSPGVTQRTTPTIVVKGVSRKIHTGPRGGKYYINSNGNKSYIKK is encoded by the coding sequence GTGTTAGGTTATGTATATCAATATAAAGATCATTTAGGAAACGTTAGATTGTCTTATAGTGATGCTAACAAAAATGGTAGTATTACTCAATCTGAAATTATAGAAGAAAGTAACTACTATCCTTTCGGCTTAAAACATAAAGGGTATAATAACGTAACTTCGTCGAATGGAAATTCTACGGCGCAGAAGTTTAAGTATAATGGCAAGGAATTTGAAGAATCTTTAGGGCTAAATTTATATGAAATGGATGTAAGAAGCTATGACCCCGCTATTGGTAGATTCACTTCTATAGACCCTCTTACCCATTACGATTTTTCAACATATACTGCTTTTGATAATAATCCAATATTTTGGGCTGACCCAAGTGGAGCTGATAGTTGGACTTATATAAGTAATGGTAATTACAGAAATAATCAAACAGGTGAAACTTCAGATGATTGGCAAAGAGCTATATCAGAAACTCAATCCCATTTTGAAAACTGGATTCCTGATGGAAATGGAGGATTTATAGCAGAAAAAGGGGATGGTGCAGAAACTTTAGCTCAAGATACTGGTATTTCAAGAAAAAAAGCATATTCCTTAATGGAGAGTCAAGGATATGGAACTTATGTAGATTCTGATGGTGTTACTAAATCACGAATTAATCCTAATCAAGTTGTTCAAGTTGACGATTTAACTCAAGAATTAAACAATGTTTTAATAAGTACAAATTCAGATGCTATGTTAATTTATGGTAATACTTGGACTAGTGGAGCACCTCAATTTTCATCAAATGGTCAAGCATATCAATTTGATGTTGCTGATTTAAAAGTAGCTATTGCAATCTTAACTAGTGAGGGAAATAGTGTTCTTAAACAAGTAATTCGTAAAAGGCTACAAAGTGGGTTAAATGGAAGTCCTACACCTTTGTCTAAAAAAACTTATTATCTATGGTATGGACATACTGTTGGTAATTTGAAATTGACAGACTCATATATTATGATGGCAGATATGGTCACAAGTTTTAGTAACCCTAATTCGTCTAAATCTAGAAGTTTCAGTCCTGGCGTCACTCAAAGAACAACACCTACAATTGTAGTAAAAGGTGTTAGTAGAAAAATTCATACTGGACCAAGAGGTGGAAAATATTATATTAATTCAAACGGAAATAAATCATATATTAAAAAATAA